The Candidatus Coatesbacteria bacterium nucleotide sequence AGCTCATGCTTGTCGTGCTTCCAAGCACCCAGCGGCCGAACACGAGCTACCGGCGGCACCGGGACGGTCGTCGGGAACCCCGGAGGAGAGCCCGATGCCCCACGCCATAATCGAGACCGCCATCAGCTGCCCCCACTGCGACCGCCCGGTGCCGCTCAACGGTCCCTGGGAGGCGGCGCATTGCGACCACTGCCAGAGCGATATCGAGATCCCGCGGGAGTTCTGGGTCGACACCCTGCGCGACGTACGAAAAGACATCGACGAGATCGAACCCGGCATGGGTCAGAACTCCTCCATCTTCGGCATGTTCCGCTCCACCCGCCTGGTGGGCAACCTGGCCCCTTACTGCATCAAGTGCAAGACCGATTTCGCTGCGTCGACGATGAGCGCCGGGATGAAGCACAAGGTCTGCCCGGAATGCGGCGAGCGGCACGTGATCACCCCGTCCCCGGACTGGCTGCGCACCGCTTTGCCCCCCGTCGAGTACTTCATGGACGCCATCCTCAGCGACACCAGCGACGAGGGCTCGCCGAGCGCCACCACGGGTAAGCCCGTGGTTTTCGTCTGCCCCCAATGCGGCGGAGCGTTGAAGGTCGATGGCTCCGACCGCATGGTGCCCTGCAAGTTCTGCGACGTCGACATCTATCTGCCCGACGATCTCTGGCTGCGTCTGCACCCGGCCAAGAAGAAGGAGCGCTGGTTCATCGTTTTCAACGACGAGCCGTTACCGGCTGAGGACTAGGGCGGCTTCGCTCAAGGCAGAAACTAAAAACGCACGGATAGCTGACGATAGCAAGACGACGGGTTTACGAACCCGTCGTCTCGTCATCACCAGCCACGGCAAGCGTGTTGTAACCGTCGCGAGCAACGGCCGGAGCGCACAAGATCCGGCCGTTGGTAAAAACTGCTGGAGGCGGAGGCGCCTAGAAGCCGATGTAGAAGCCGGCCTGCAGCGTCAGGCAACTGATGTCGGACAGGTCGGACTCGGTCCAGTGGTAGGTGGCGTCGGCGTAGGCGCCCAAAAACCCCAGGAAGCCGATCTCGGCGCCCAGCCCGGCGTTGAAGCCCCACTTAAGGCCCTTGTCCTCGTACTCGTTACCCTCGGCGTCGGAGAACTGGAAGTCGTAGTAGTAGAGGCCGACGCCGCCGACGGCGTAGGGACTCAACACGCCGGGCAGCTTGAGCTTGCCTTGGAGGTAGATGGGGATGATGGTGTTGTAGTGTTCGGAGAGGACGTCTATCCCGTCGATCTCCTCGGGTTTGAAGGCGCTTTCGACGTAGTCGACGTTTAGCGTCACGTCGACGATGGGGATCAGGCCGAGCCCCATGCGGAAGCCGCCGGTCAGGCCGCCCTCGAAGTTGTCGGCGTACTCGCCCATCGGCGCCAGGTAGCCGATGCGACCGCCGACGCTGAACAGGGCCAGGGCGGGCAGGGCGGTCAACAGAATGAGCAGGGGGATGAGCTTGCGCATCTCGCCTCCTATGATGGAGTATCGCTTAATGAGGGCCACGCTTAAAGCTTAGCCGTTCGTGGGCTCAATATCCAGTCCGGCGAAGAGGTCCGTCGAGAGATAGCGCTTCCCGTGGTCCGGCAGCACGGTCACCAGGGGGTCGGCGGCGCCGTCATCCAGTAAACGCCGACAAGCGGCCAGGGCGGCACCGGAGCTGGGGCCGGCCTGGATGCCCTCGCGGCGGTACAGCTCCCGGCAGTGCTCGAAGGCCGTATCGTCATCGACCTGGATGATCTCGTCGACCAGCTCGGGGCTGTAGAAGGGCGGGATGAAGCCGGCGCCGAGACCCTCGAGGCCGTGGGAGCCCGGTTGTCCGCCGGAGAGCACGGCGCTGGCCGCCGGTTCGACGGCGTAGACCTCCAGCTCGGGCCAGCGGCGGCGCAGCCCCAGTGCCAGGCCGGTCAGCGTCCCGCCGGTGCCCACGCCGCAGACCAGCCCCGCCGGGACCACCGCAAGGTCCTCGGCGATCTCCCGGGCCGTGACCCGCCGGTGGGCCTCGACGACGGCGGGATTGGTGAACTGCCCCGGCAGCCAGGCGCCCACGACGGCCAGCTCCCGGGCCCGGGCCAGGGCTCCGGCCATCCCGGACTCGGCCGGGGTCAGCTCGAGGCGGGCGCCGTGAAGCTCCATCGCCGCCGCCCGCTCCGGGCTGAAGCCCTCGGGCATCACCACGGTCACCGCGAAGCCCAGCTCGGCGCCGACCCAGGCCAGGCCGATGCCCGTGTTGCCGCTGGTGGCCTCAACGACGGCGCCGCCCTCGGACAGGTAGCCGCGTCGGCGGCCGTCCAGCAGCAAAGCCAGGGCCACCCGATCCTTGACGCTGCCCCCGGGGTTGGCGCCCTCGAGCTTGGCGTAGACGGCGGCGTCGGGGAACAGCTTGTCCAGTTTCTTCAGCGGCGTGTCACCTACGCCCAACATCGGCACTCCTCGTTAGCGACCCGGGCCCTCAGGTCGGCCAGCTCGTCGGTCAGACCGGCCAGCCGCCGCTCCAGTTTTTCGATCCGCGCCGCGGCCCTCTCCGGCCCCAGGACCAGTTGACCCGCGGCCACGTCGCGGCGGACCACGGCGTTGGGGCCGATCCGCGCCCCGTCGCCGATGCTCACCGCTCCCAGGACCTTGGACCCGGCGCCCAGCACCACGCCCCGTCCCACCGTGGGATGGCGCTTGCCCGGACGACGGCTGACGCCGCCCAGGGTCACCCCGTGGTAGATGACGGTGTCGTCCCCGACCTCGGCGGTCTCACCGATGACGACGCCGTGGCCGTGGTCGATGAACACGCGCCGGCCGATACGGGCGGCCGGGTGGATCTCGATGCCGGTGAGGAAACGGGTCAGGTTGGACAGCAGGCGGGCGGGCAGGCGCAGGCCTAGGTTCCAGAGGGCGTGGGCGGTCCGGTGGAGGGCCAGGGCGTGGAGACCCGGATAGACGAGCAGCACCGTCAGGCGGCTCGAAGCCGCCGGATCGCGACGGCGGATACTAGTCAGGGTTGCAGAAATCCGCGTGAGCACCCCATCGGGTTTCTCCCTTCGGTCGGGGTTTCGCAGGCTACGGCTTGGGTTGCGAGAGCGTACTATAGCACAGGGCGGGAGAAAAAGACAGCAAGGGAAAACGGCGGGGACTCACGTCCCCGCCGTTTTCCTTTCCGGTCATTTCTTTCGTCTTACCGCCCGACGACCATCCGGCGGCTGAGCGCTTCACCTTCCGTCTCCAACCACAGCAGATAGACCCCGGCTGATGCAGCGGCGCAGTTCCAGGCGACCTCGTGGCGCCCGGCGGGCAGCTCGCCCTCGCTCAAGGTCGTCACCCGGCGC carries:
- the cysE gene encoding serine O-acetyltransferase, which encodes MLTRISATLTSIRRRDPAASSRLTVLLVYPGLHALALHRTAHALWNLGLRLPARLLSNLTRFLTGIEIHPAARIGRRVFIDHGHGVVIGETAEVGDDTVIYHGVTLGGVSRRPGKRHPTVGRGVVLGAGSKVLGAVSIGDGARIGPNAVVRRDVAAGQLVLGPERAAARIEKLERRLAGLTDELADLRARVANEECRCWA
- a CDS encoding outer membrane beta-barrel protein, whose amino-acid sequence is MRKLIPLLILLTALPALALFSVGGRIGYLAPMGEYADNFEGGLTGGFRMGLGLIPIVDVTLNVDYVESAFKPEEIDGIDVLSEHYNTIIPIYLQGKLKLPGVLSPYAVGGVGLYYYDFQFSDAEGNEYEDKGLKWGFNAGLGAEIGFLGFLGAYADATYHWTESDLSDISCLTLQAGFYIGF
- a CDS encoding pyridoxal-phosphate dependent enzyme; translation: MLGVGDTPLKKLDKLFPDAAVYAKLEGANPGGSVKDRVALALLLDGRRRGYLSEGGAVVEATSGNTGIGLAWVGAELGFAVTVVMPEGFSPERAAAMELHGARLELTPAESGMAGALARARELAVVGAWLPGQFTNPAVVEAHRRVTAREIAEDLAVVPAGLVCGVGTGGTLTGLALGLRRRWPELEVYAVEPAASAVLSGGQPGSHGLEGLGAGFIPPFYSPELVDEIIQVDDDTAFEHCRELYRREGIQAGPSSGAALAACRRLLDDGAADPLVTVLPDHGKRYLSTDLFAGLDIEPTNG